One Acropora palmata chromosome 2, jaAcrPala1.3, whole genome shotgun sequence genomic window carries:
- the LOC141874427 gene encoding uncharacterized protein LOC141874427 isoform X2 produces the protein MKTLLFLAFILCTASVGFAIKCQICSSTTSMEDCKKNEKERDCGGGFDRCFKSSFAYKVSILETKAFAKGCATKAFCDAEETLKICKKAKGSTCAFNCCDSDGCNSSAMPVISAFLLVICTLVSKMCY, from the exons ATGAAAACCCTGCTTTTCTTGGCTTTTATTCTCTGCACGGCGTCCGTTG GCTTTGCTATCAAGTGTCAAATATGTAGCAGTACTACCAGCATGGAAGACTgtaaaaagaatgaaaaagaaagggaTTGTGGAGGGGGCTTTGATCGGTGTTTTAAATCGTCTTTCGCCTATAAAGTTTCGATATTGGAAACAAAAGCTTTCGCAAAAGGCTGTGCCACTAAAGCTTTCTGTGATGCTGAGGAAACACTGAAGATATGCAAAAAAGCTAAAGGGTCAACATGCGCATTCAATTGCTGCGATTCAGATGGCTGCAATAGCAGTGCAATGCCTGTGATCAGCGCCTTCCTGTTGGTTATATGCACCCTGGTTTCCAAGATGTGCTATTAG
- the LOC141873853 gene encoding uncharacterized protein LOC141873853: MKTLIFVAFILCTASVGFAIKCQICASTTSMEDCKKNEKEKDCGGGFDRCFKSSFAYKVSTLETKAFSKGCTTNATCDAGQTLKICKKAKESTCEWNCCDSDGCNGSAMPVISTSTSSAMPVISAFLLVTCALVSKMCY; encoded by the exons ATGAAAACCCTGATTTTCGTGGCTTTTATTCTCTGCACGGCGTCTGTCG GCTTTGCTATCAAGTGTCAAATATGTGCCAGTACTACCAGCATGGAAGACTgtaaaaagaatgaaaaagaaaaggattgTGGAGGGGGCTTTGATCGGTGTTTTAAATCGTCTTTCGCCTATAAAGTTTCGACATTGGAAACAAAAGCTTTCTCAAAAGGCTGTACCACTAATGCTACCTGTGATGCTGGTCAAACATTGAAGATATGCAAAAAAGCTAAAGAGTCAACATGCGAATGGAATTGCTGCGATTCAGATGGCTGCAATGGCAGTGCAATGCCTGTGATCAGCACCTCCACTAGCAGTGCAATGCCTGTGATCAGCGCCTTCCTGTTGGTTACATGCGCCCTGGTTTCCAAGATGTGCTATTAG
- the LOC141873851 gene encoding uncharacterized protein LOC141873851, translating into MVQCFAPDCKHASESHTCRFFGFPSEKKKKSEYLRWIKLLRRADKVPGLHSRVCSCHFRDGLKENGPEIFKRNEKTLFAPDDYSPKRAAKKSRKSTQETKETEEQIVQKYPENQSQQDSEEQPEIRKPVEQLVLEAELEKKTRELESYKERMAYVTNHYSASRLSEDVIRMETGLPTKEVFNIVVLYALRFKDSINYYYGWCVNMISFEDQIFITLMKARQNYTNLHLAQLFSCSTATISNIVTTFTHVLHYTLFHDIMTTMPTRFKNDTCAPSSFSQFSSCRVVIDCTDVEIATPKLMSHQSVTYSSYRGINSFKVLIGVAPNAVITFVSKLYPGSISDKAIVQKSGFLDQLSTGDLVLADKGFLIQDIVPNGVSVNIPPFLNNGTFTESEARATKAIAKCRIHVERANARLKDYKILSFIPSYLRCHADILVQLCCALVNLQFPLIKEVTADTNFD; encoded by the exons ATGGTTCAATGCTTCGCACCGGACTGTAAACATGCTTCCGAAAGCCACACATGCCGTTTTTTCGGCTTTCCAagcgaaaaaaagaagaagtcaGAGTACTTGCGTTGGATTAAGCTGTTGAG GCGAGCTGATAAAGTTCCTGGACTACATTCTAGAGTTTGTAGCTGCCACTTTAGAGatggattgaaagaaaacggTCCTGAAATCtttaaaagaaacgaaaagacATTGTTCGCTCCCGACGACTACTCACCTAAGAGAGCTGCGAAGAAAAGCCGAAAAAGCactcaagaaacaaaagagactGAGGAACAAATTGTGCAAAAATACCCTGAAAATCAAAGTCAACAAGACAGTGAGGAACAACCAGAAATTAGGAAACCTGTAGAGCAACTTGTGTTGGAAGCGGAGTTGGAAAAGAAGACAAGAGAGCTGGAAAGTTATAAAGAGAGGATGGCTTACGTAACCAATCACTACAGTGCCTCAAGACTGAGTGAAGATGTCATAAGAATGGAAACAGGACTTCCTACCAAAGAGGTTTTCAACATTGTCGTACTTTATGCTTTAAGGTTTAAGGAttctattaattattattatggttgGTGTGTGAATATGATTAGCTTTGAGGATCAGATATTTATCACTTTAATGAAAGCCAGACAGAATTATACAAATTTGCACCTAGCTCAACTCTTTTCATGTAGTACAGCTACCATTTCTAACATTGTTACTACATTTACTCATGTTTTGCACTATactctttttcatgatataaTGACAACTATGCCCACTAGGTTTAAGAATGACACCTGTGCTCCATCTTCATTTTCACAGTTTAGTTCCTGTAGAGTAGTCATTGACTGCACTGATGTTGAAATTGCTACTCCAAAGTTGATGAGCCACCAAAGTGTTACCTATTCTAGTTATAGAGGGATTAattcttttaaagttttaataGGAGTTGCCCCAAATGCAGTTATTACTTTTGTAAGTAAGCTTTATCCTGGGTCTATCTCAGACAAGGCTATTGTACAGAAATCAGGATTCCTAGATCAGCTATCAACAGGTGACTTAGTTCTTGCAGATAAAGGTTTCCTCATCCAAGATATAGTACCGAATGGTGTTTCTGTCAACATTCcaccttttttaaataatggTACATTCACTGAGAGTGAAGCACGGGCGACAAAAGCAATTGCTAAATGTCGCATCCATGTAGAGAGAGCAAATGCAAGGCTTAAAGACtacaaaattttaagttttataCCTTCTTATCTTAGATGCCATGCAGATATTCTTGTTCAGTTATGCTGTGCACTAGTTAACCTGCAGTTCCCTCTTATAAAAGAAGTCACAGCTGACacaaattttgattga
- the LOC141873852 gene encoding uncharacterized protein LOC141873852, which produces MASLSITALSNFFSEERKSMCKGENHYKSDHVESFFYNVGAIRGQVHARMKEKSYKVTIYLDEKNEIRSTECACPKGAYKRSHAAALFIYGIHNLSRTDVECSWKKKKKADKTPDSVEETFPSRRERYIPVSRMPSDEDRRALYSHLSAYGRFTGLWWIMTPEPPEPQPLPIPTINEIITSQEFLSVQGKENQIAYLQDKVKDGAY; this is translated from the exons ATGGCGTCGCTTTCAATCACAGCTCTAAGTAATTTCTTCTCTGAAGAAAGGAAATCTATGTGCAAAGGAGAAAATCATTACAAGTCAGATCATGTTGAAAGTTTCTTCTACAATGTTGGAGCGATAAGAGGTCAAGTTCACGCACGCATGAAGGAAAAATCATATAAAGTCACG ATATACCTGGATGAAAAGAACGAGATAAGATCTACCGAGTGTGCATGCCCGAAGGGAGCATATAAGCGTAGTCATGCCGCTGCACTATTCATATACGGCATACACAACCTAAGCCGTACCGACGTTGAATGCTcctggaagaaaaagaagaaagccgACAAAACTCCAGATTCTGTTGAAGAAACGTTCCCTTCCAGGCGAGAGAGATACATTCCTGTATCAAGAATGCCATCAGACGAGGATAGAAGGGCGCTATACTCGCATCTTAGTGCCTATGGTCGCTTTACTGGACTTTGGTGGATTATGACTCCTGAACCTCCCGAACCACAACCCTTACCAATTCCCACgataaatgaaattattacCAGTCAAGAATTTCTGTCTGTCCAAGGCAAAGAGAACCAAATCGCCTATCTACAAGACaaagttaaggacggtgcctactaa
- the LOC141864825 gene encoding uncharacterized protein LOC141864825, giving the protein ISNDAVETIATITKGQRTNPLWHHVRKGRQTASNFGSVLNAGRITPSLLKRLLGEYDLSRVKAVQWGVQNEAEAINHFRKFTGLPVAETGIWLDPNGVLGASPDGLIGQNHELEVKCPYMQRNLTIAEAVLNDSFCLKRNHDGTYQLKQDHVYWHQVQGQLFLTRRHFCFFVVWTTKESTVLLIKRDETWAENIDILSEFYFAKLFQKIVEGEL; this is encoded by the coding sequence atctCAAATGATGCTGTAGAGACCATAGCTACAATCACTAAGGGGCAAAGAACCAATCCACTCTGGCATCATGTGAGAAAAGGCAGGCAAACAGCCAGTAACTTTGGCAGTGTGCTGAATGCCGGACGAATAACACCTTCTCTATTAAAAAGACTGTTGGGAGAATACGATTTATCGCGAGTTAAGGCTGTCCAGTGGGGTGTACAGAATGAAGCTGAGGCCATTAATCACTTCAGGAAATTTACTGGTCTCCCTGTAGCTGAAACAGGCATTTGGCTTGACCCAAATGGTGTTCTTGGCGCTTCTCCGGATGGCCTGATAGGTCAAAATCATGAATTGGAAGTGAAGTGCCCATATATGCAAAGAAACTTAACAATTGCTGAGGCAGTATTAAATGattcattttgcttgaaaagaaaccatgaTGGCACATACCAGTTAAAGCAAGACCATGTCTACTGGCATCAAGTGCAGGgtcaattatttttgacaaGGCGACACTTTTGCTTTTTCGTTGTGTGGACAACTAAAGAGTCGACTGTTTTGTTAATTAAGAGAGATGAAACATGGGCTGAGAACATTGATATTCTTTCAGAGTTTTATTTTGCtaaactttttcaaaaaattgtagAGGGAGAGTTATAA